Proteins co-encoded in one uncultured Methanomethylovorans sp. genomic window:
- a CDS encoding peptidase domain-containing protein, protein MGFVVFLLCITVAGASVSDCENEVSLISASDLGYKIIPAEMSDSDIGIKSVYDTITQGETNWHSKTVSTNIQSMTVNLNWGDTSDSLRLSIYNPNNYCIGTYYDSADGTINGRIRIYITNSNGIEKGTWKYKVYGYSVSGTEDYSI, encoded by the coding sequence ATGGGATTTGTAGTATTTTTGCTGTGTATTACAGTCGCAGGAGCAAGTGTATCTGATTGCGAAAATGAAGTATCATTGATTTCTGCATCGGACCTCGGGTACAAGATAATCCCTGCAGAAATGTCAGATAGTGATATTGGAATAAAATCAGTATATGATACCATAACCCAAGGAGAAACAAACTGGCATAGTAAGACAGTTAGCACGAATATTCAAAGCATGACTGTTAACTTGAACTGGGGAGATACAAGCGATTCCCTAAGACTTAGTATATATAATCCAAATAATTATTGTATAGGAACTTATTATGATTCTGCCGATGGAACAATTAATGGAAGGATTAGAATATACATTACTAATAGTAATGGTATAGAAAAAGGAACTTGGAAATACAAGGTATACGGTTACTCGGTTAGTGGAACTGAAGACTATTCGATTTAA
- a CDS encoding transposase produces the protein MEFRELSDDQWKFIKPHLPPQPITGRKRADDRKVINGILFVLITGCRWGDMPAIYGSQATAWRRLKRWSEEGIWNEIMESLRDSAYQKGKFSLDTVCIDSSFIETKKGEMTPRTTVTRKEKA, from the coding sequence ATGGAATTCAGAGAACTCTCTGATGATCAATGGAAGTTTATAAAGCCACACTTGCCACCACAACCAATTACCGGAAGAAAGAGAGCTGATGACCGTAAGGTCATCAATGGTATTCTCTTTGTTCTGATAACAGGTTGCAGATGGGGAGATATGCCAGCTATTTATGGTTCCCAGGCAACTGCCTGGAGAAGGCTGAAAAGGTGGTCAGAGGAAGGTATATGGAACGAGATAATGGAATCCCTTCGGGATTCCGCTTACCAGAAAGGTAAGTTCTCATTGGATACAGTGTGTATCGATAGCAGTTTCATCGAAACTAAAAAAGGGGAGATGACTCCTCGTACAACGGTCACAAGAAAAGAAAAGGCATAA